Proteins encoded within one genomic window of Pygocentrus nattereri isolate fPygNat1 chromosome 7, fPygNat1.pri, whole genome shotgun sequence:
- the LOC108434046 gene encoding extracellular calcium-sensing receptor-like: MESVFTLLHVVMAMVNFSSTNGNFCRLQGDPVYPQLSKDGDIIVGGIFPFHRTWEITDVSYVVKPSPLNCMSLDFRDFQLSQSLIFAIEEINNSSSLLPGVSLGYKIYDTCTSAAMGVKMAMVLLNGNENLTLNEQCTKPAQVLAIIGETQSSVSMAIAKTVGTFSIPLISPYSTCECLSDKRIYSSFLRTIPSDYYQSRALAEMVKQFGWTWVGAIRRDDDYGNSGMAAFTKAAEQLGVCLEYSLPFFRTYSQEKVLRIIQQIKSSTSRVIVVFATHWDLEILLNVFYEHNITGYQWVGSEAWISDSNIARLDKHKILQGAIGVTIPKTTVTGLKEFILDIHPLKSAGSAIFTELWETLFKCKYKVQNDSEHTVLCTGQEGLSEMDNEFTDMTLMPIFSNVYKAVYAVAHTLHDLLDCTQTCPTKKQPDPLTFLEHLKRVHFKTKEGEEVYFDKNGDPVAKYEIINWQTIEDQHEFVTVGLYDSSFPAHSRLAVKMASIVWAQNTNQVPVSVCSESCPPGTRKAVQKGKPICCFDCIPCAEGEISNMTDSIECEQCYQDYWPNQHRNECVKKEIEFLSFEETMGILLTAVSITGTLLTIIIAIIFLRYKNTPIVKANNSELSFLLLFSLALCFLCSLTFIGRPSEWSCVLRHTAFGITFVLCISCVLGKTIVVLMAFRATLPGSNVMKWFGPLQQRLSVLAFTLIQVLICVLWLTTSPPFPFKNIKHYKEKIILECQLGSAIGFWAVLGYIGLLALLCFVLAFLARKLPDNFNEAKFITFSMLIFCAVWISFIPAYVSSPGKFTVAVEIFAILASSFGLLFCIFLPKCYIIIVKPENNTKKQIMGKGTVK; the protein is encoded by the exons TCTTGATTTCAGAGACTTCCAGCTATCACAGTCCTTGATCTTTGCAATAGAAGAGATTAACAACAGCTCCTCTTTACTCCCTGGTGTTTCACTGGGCTACAAGATCTATGACACTTGTACTTCTGCAGCTATGGGGGTTAAAATGGCTATGGTACTTCTTAATGGAAATGAGAACTTAACTTTGAATGAGCAATGCACAAAGCCAGCACAGGTGCTAGCCATAATTGGCGAGACACAGTCATCAGTTTCAATGGCTATCGCAAAGACTGTCGGAACTTTCAGCATTCCCTTA ATCAGTCCATATTCCACCTGCGAGTGTCTCAGTGACAAAAGAATATATTCATCATTTCTCCGCACTATTCCCAGTGATTATTACCAGAGCAGAGCACTGGCAGAGATGGTCAAGCAGTTTGGCTGGACCTGGGTGGGCGCAATCAGAAGAGATGATGATTATGGTAACAGTGGAATGGCTGCTTTCACTAAGGCTGCAGAACAGTTGGGCGTTTGTTTAGAATATTCCCTTCCATTTTTTAGAACCTATTCACAAGAaaaagtgctgagaataatccagcAGATCAAAAGCTCTACTTCTCGAGTGATTGTGGTATTTGCAACTCATTGGGACTTGGAGATTTTGCTGAATGTATTTTATGAGCACAACATTACTGGATACCAGTGGGTCGGAAGTGAGGCTTGGATCTCTGATTCAAATATAGCCAGACTGGATAAGCACAAAATACTGCAAGGAGCCATAGGGGTAACTATACCGAAAACAACAGTGACGGGTCTGAAGGAATTCATTCTGGATATACATCCACTGAAATCTGCAGGCAGTGCCATTTTTACTGAATTATGGGAGACTTTGTTTAAGTGCAAGTATAAAGTGCAGAATGACTcagaacatacagtactgtgcacagGACAGGAGGGACTGtctgaaatggacaatgaattcACAGACATGACCCTGATGCCCATTTTCAGCAATGTATATAAAGCAGTTTATGCTGTTGCCCACACTCTACATGACCTTCTTGACTGCACACAAACATGTCCTACAAAGAAACAGCCTGATCCTCTCACG TTTCTAGAACATCTGAAAAGGGTGCACTTCAAAACCAAAGAAGGTGAAGAagtttattttgataaaaatggTGACCCTGTGGcgaaatatgaaataataaattggcAAACTATTGAAGATCAACATGAGTTTGTCACTGTTGGACTTTATGACTCTTCTTTCCCTGCTCACAGTCGATTAGCAGTAAAAATGGCCTCTATTGTGTGGGCTCAAAATACAAATCAG GTGCcggtgtctgtgtgcagtgagagctgcCCTCCAGGCACCaggaaggctgtgcagaaaggaaagcctatctgctgctttgactgtataccatgtgcagaaggagagatcagcaATATGACAG ACTCAATTGAATGTGAACAATGCTACCAAGACTACTGGCCAAACCAACACAGGAATGAATGTGTAAAGAAGGAAATAGAATTCTTATCATTTGAGGAAACGATGGGAATTTTGCTGACAGCTGTTTCAATCACTGGTACACTTCtgacaataataatagcaattatATTCCTTAGATATAAAAATACCCCAATAGTCAAAGCAAacaactcagagctgagcttcctgctgctcttctctctggctctgtgtttcctctgttcacttactttcattggTCGGCCCTCTGAGTGGTCCTGTGTGCTGCGTCACACAGCGTTTGGGATCACCttcgtcctctgcatctcctgtgttctggggaaaacaatagtggtgttaatggccttcagagctacacttccaggcagtaatgtcatgaaatggttcGGGCCTCTACAGCAAAGACTCAGTGTTCTTGCTTTCACTCTCATACAGGTCCTAATTTGTGTGCTTTGGTTGACAACATCTCCTCCTTTCCCCTTCAAAAATATAAAGCACTACAAGGAAAAGATCATTCTAGAATGTCAGTTAGGTTCAGCTataggtttctgggctgtgctgggttaTATAGGGCTATTGGCTCTACTGTGTTTCGTTTTAGCTTTTTTGGCTCGGAAGCTGCCTGATAActttaatgaagccaagttcatcacattcagcatgctcatattctgtgcagtGTGGATCAGCTTCATcccagcttatgtcagctctcctggaaagttcactgtagctgtggaGATATTTGCCATTTTGGCTTCAAGTTTTGGTTtgttattctgtatttttctccCAAAGTGTTATATAATTATAGTGAAACCAGAAAATAACACTAAAAAGCAAATTATGGGTAAAGGCACAGTTAAGTGA